A single genomic interval of Pogoniulus pusillus isolate bPogPus1 chromosome 24, bPogPus1.pri, whole genome shotgun sequence harbors:
- the CAPRIN1 gene encoding caprin-1 isoform X2 translates to MPSATNSTMASSSGKAGPGGEAAPAAAAAAAPPQTASGGSITSVQTEAMKQILGVIDKKLRNLEKKKSKLDDYQERMNKGERLNQDQLDAVSKYQEVTNNLEFAKELQRSFMALSQDIQKTIKKTARREQLMREEAEQKRLKTVLELQFILDKLGDDEVRNDLKQGTSGVPVLTEEELTMLDEFYKLVYPERDMNIRLNEQYEQASVHLWDLLEGKEKPVCGTTYKALKEIVERILQTRYFDSTHNHQNGLCEEEEAAPTPAVEDTVAEAEPDPVEEFTEPTEVESTEVVNSLQQQTQATSPPVPEPHTLTTVAQADPLVRRQRVQDLMAQMQGPYNFMQDSMLEFENQTLDPAIVSAQPMNPAQNLDMPQMVCPPVHAESRLAQPNQVPVQPEATQVPLVSSTSEGYTASQPMYQPSHTTEQRPQKESIDQIQASMSLNADQTPSSSSSLPAASQPQVFQAGSSKPLHSSGINVNAAPFQSMQTVFNMNAPVPPVNEPETLKQQNQYQASYNQSFSNQPHQVEQSDLQQEQLQTVVGTYHGSPDQSHQVAGNHQQPPQQNTGFPRNSQPYYNSRGVSRGGSRGARGLMNGYRGPANGFRGGYDGYRPSFSNTPNSGYTQPQFSAPRDYSNYQRDGYQQNFKRGSGQSGPRGAPRGRGGPPRPNRGMPQMNAQQVN, encoded by the exons agCAAACTTGATGATTACCAAGAACGAATGAACAAGGGCGAACGTCTGAATCAAGATCAACTG GATGCGGTGTCAAAATACCAGGAAGTGACAAATAATCTGGAATTTGCTAAAGAACTGCAGAGGAGTTTCATGGCTCTGAGCCAGGAT ATCcagaaaacaataaaaaagacAGCTCGCAGGGAGCAGCTGATGAGAGAAGAAGCTGAGCAGAAGCGTTTAAAGACTGTGCTAGAGCTGCAGTTTATTTTGGACAAGTTGGGTGATGATGAAGTGCGCAACGACTTGAAACAAGGCACAAGTGGAGTACCAGTGCTGACAGAGGAGGAACTGACGATGCTGGATGAGTTTTATAAGCTGGTGTACCCTGAACGAGACATGAACATAAG gTTGAACGAGCAGTATGAGCAAGCATCAGTTCACCTGTGGGACTTactggaagggaaggaaaaaccaGTTTGTGGAACAACCT ATAAAGCATTGAAGGAGATTGTGGAACGTATTCTTCAGACTAGGTACTTTGATAGCACCCATAACCATCAGAATGGAttgtgtgaggaggaagaggcagcaCCCACACCTGCAGTAGAAGACACCGTAGCAGAAGCTG AGCCTGATCCAGTGGAAGAATTTACTGAACCAACTGAAGTTGAATCAACTGAG GTTGTAAATTCGCTGCAGCAACAGACACAAGCTACATCTCCTCCAGTTCCTGAACCTCACACACTCACTACTGTGGCTCAAGCAGATCCTCTTGTTAGAAGACAGCGAGTACAGGACCTTATGGCACAGATGCAGGGCCCCTATAACTTCATGCAG GACTCTATGCTGGAGTTTGAGAACCAGACACTTGATCCTGCCATTGTATCTGCACAGCCCATGAATCCAGCACAGAATTTGGACATGCCACAAATGGTTTGCCCCCCAG TTCATGCTGAGTCAAGACTTGCCCAGCCTAATCAAGTTCCTGTGCAACCAGAAGCTACACAG GTTCCCTTGGTTTCTTCTACCAGTGAGGGATATACAGCCTCCCAACCCATGTATCAGCCTTCTCACACAACAGAGCAACGGCCACAGAAAGAATCAATTGACCAGATTCAG GCTTCAATGTCACTGAATGCAGACCAGaccccatcatcatcatcatcacttcCCGCTGCATCACAGCCACAGGTGTTCCAGGCTGGATCTAGTAAGCCTTTGCATAGCAGTGGAATCAATGTTAATGCAGCTCCATTCCAATCCATGCAAACA GTGTTCAACATGAATGCTCCTGTTCCTCCTGTTAATGAGCCAGAAACCCTTAAGCAGCAAAATCAGTACCAGGCCAGTTACAACCAGAGTTTCTCCAATCAGCCTCACCAAGTAGAACAATCAGATCTTCAGCAAGAACAACTCCAGACAG TGGTTGGTACTTACCATGGTTCCCCAGACCAGAGCCATCAAGTGGCAGGTAAccaccagcagcctccccagcaaAACACTGGATTTCCACGGAACAGTCAGCCTTACTACAACAGCCGAGGAGTGTCTCGTGGTGGATCACGGGGTGCACGAGGCTTGATGAATGGTTACCGCGGACCAGCAAATGGATTTAGAG GAGGGTATGATGGCTACCGCCCTTCCTTTTCCAACACTCCAAACAGTGGCTACACGCAGCCCCAGTTCAGTGCTCCTCGGGATTACTCCAACTACCAGCGG GATGGATATCAACAGAATTTCAAACGTGGCTCTGGACAAAGTGGACCTCGGGGAGCTCCTAGAG GTCGTGGAGGGCCCCCAAGACCAAACAGAGGGATGCCTCAAATGAATGCTCAGCAAGTGAATTAA
- the CAPRIN1 gene encoding caprin-1 isoform X3 has product MPSATNSTMASSSGKAGPGGEAAPAAAAAAAPPQTASGGSITSVQTEAMKQILGVIDKKLRNLEKKKSKLDDYQERMNKGERLNQDQLDAVSKYQEVTNNLEFAKELQRSFMALSQDIQKTIKKTARREQLMREEAEQKRLKTVLELQFILDKLGDDEVRNDLKQGTSGVPVLTEEELTMLDEFYKLVYPERDMNIRLNEQYEQASVHLWDLLEGKEKPVCGTTYKALKEIVERILQTRYFDSTHNHQNGLCEEEEAAPTPAVEDTVAEAEPDPVEEFTEPTEVESTEYVNRQFMAETQFSSSEKEQVDEWTVETVEVVNSLQQQTQATSPPVPEPHTLTTVAQADPLVRRQRVQDLMAQMQGPYNFMQDSMLEFENQTLDPAIVSAQPMNPAQNLDMPQMVCPPVHAESRLAQPNQVPVQPEATQASMSLNADQTPSSSSSLPAASQPQVFQAGSSKPLHSSGINVNAAPFQSMQTVFNMNAPVPPVNEPETLKQQNQYQASYNQSFSNQPHQVEQSDLQQEQLQTVVGTYHGSPDQSHQVAGNHQQPPQQNTGFPRNSQPYYNSRGVSRGGSRGARGLMNGYRGPANGFRGGYDGYRPSFSNTPNSGYTQPQFSAPRDYSNYQRDGYQQNFKRGSGQSGPRGAPRGRGGPPRPNRGMPQMNAQQVN; this is encoded by the exons agCAAACTTGATGATTACCAAGAACGAATGAACAAGGGCGAACGTCTGAATCAAGATCAACTG GATGCGGTGTCAAAATACCAGGAAGTGACAAATAATCTGGAATTTGCTAAAGAACTGCAGAGGAGTTTCATGGCTCTGAGCCAGGAT ATCcagaaaacaataaaaaagacAGCTCGCAGGGAGCAGCTGATGAGAGAAGAAGCTGAGCAGAAGCGTTTAAAGACTGTGCTAGAGCTGCAGTTTATTTTGGACAAGTTGGGTGATGATGAAGTGCGCAACGACTTGAAACAAGGCACAAGTGGAGTACCAGTGCTGACAGAGGAGGAACTGACGATGCTGGATGAGTTTTATAAGCTGGTGTACCCTGAACGAGACATGAACATAAG gTTGAACGAGCAGTATGAGCAAGCATCAGTTCACCTGTGGGACTTactggaagggaaggaaaaaccaGTTTGTGGAACAACCT ATAAAGCATTGAAGGAGATTGTGGAACGTATTCTTCAGACTAGGTACTTTGATAGCACCCATAACCATCAGAATGGAttgtgtgaggaggaagaggcagcaCCCACACCTGCAGTAGAAGACACCGTAGCAGAAGCTG AGCCTGATCCAGTGGAAGAATTTACTGAACCAACTGAAGTTGAATCAACTGAG taTGTAAACAGACAATTCATGGCAGAGACTCAGTTCAGCAGTAGTGAGAAGGAACAGGTAGATGAGTGGACAGTTGAAACGGTTGAG GTTGTAAATTCGCTGCAGCAACAGACACAAGCTACATCTCCTCCAGTTCCTGAACCTCACACACTCACTACTGTGGCTCAAGCAGATCCTCTTGTTAGAAGACAGCGAGTACAGGACCTTATGGCACAGATGCAGGGCCCCTATAACTTCATGCAG GACTCTATGCTGGAGTTTGAGAACCAGACACTTGATCCTGCCATTGTATCTGCACAGCCCATGAATCCAGCACAGAATTTGGACATGCCACAAATGGTTTGCCCCCCAG TTCATGCTGAGTCAAGACTTGCCCAGCCTAATCAAGTTCCTGTGCAACCAGAAGCTACACAG GCTTCAATGTCACTGAATGCAGACCAGaccccatcatcatcatcatcacttcCCGCTGCATCACAGCCACAGGTGTTCCAGGCTGGATCTAGTAAGCCTTTGCATAGCAGTGGAATCAATGTTAATGCAGCTCCATTCCAATCCATGCAAACA GTGTTCAACATGAATGCTCCTGTTCCTCCTGTTAATGAGCCAGAAACCCTTAAGCAGCAAAATCAGTACCAGGCCAGTTACAACCAGAGTTTCTCCAATCAGCCTCACCAAGTAGAACAATCAGATCTTCAGCAAGAACAACTCCAGACAG TGGTTGGTACTTACCATGGTTCCCCAGACCAGAGCCATCAAGTGGCAGGTAAccaccagcagcctccccagcaaAACACTGGATTTCCACGGAACAGTCAGCCTTACTACAACAGCCGAGGAGTGTCTCGTGGTGGATCACGGGGTGCACGAGGCTTGATGAATGGTTACCGCGGACCAGCAAATGGATTTAGAG GAGGGTATGATGGCTACCGCCCTTCCTTTTCCAACACTCCAAACAGTGGCTACACGCAGCCCCAGTTCAGTGCTCCTCGGGATTACTCCAACTACCAGCGG GATGGATATCAACAGAATTTCAAACGTGGCTCTGGACAAAGTGGACCTCGGGGAGCTCCTAGAG GTCGTGGAGGGCCCCCAAGACCAAACAGAGGGATGCCTCAAATGAATGCTCAGCAAGTGAATTAA
- the CAPRIN1 gene encoding caprin-1 isoform X1: MPSATNSTMASSSGKAGPGGEAAPAAAAAAAPPQTASGGSITSVQTEAMKQILGVIDKKLRNLEKKKSKLDDYQERMNKGERLNQDQLDAVSKYQEVTNNLEFAKELQRSFMALSQDIQKTIKKTARREQLMREEAEQKRLKTVLELQFILDKLGDDEVRNDLKQGTSGVPVLTEEELTMLDEFYKLVYPERDMNIRLNEQYEQASVHLWDLLEGKEKPVCGTTYKALKEIVERILQTRYFDSTHNHQNGLCEEEEAAPTPAVEDTVAEAEPDPVEEFTEPTEVESTEYVNRQFMAETQFSSSEKEQVDEWTVETVEVVNSLQQQTQATSPPVPEPHTLTTVAQADPLVRRQRVQDLMAQMQGPYNFMQDSMLEFENQTLDPAIVSAQPMNPAQNLDMPQMVCPPVHAESRLAQPNQVPVQPEATQVPLVSSTSEGYTASQPMYQPSHTTEQRPQKESIDQIQASMSLNADQTPSSSSSLPAASQPQVFQAGSSKPLHSSGINVNAAPFQSMQTVFNMNAPVPPVNEPETLKQQNQYQASYNQSFSNQPHQVEQSDLQQEQLQTVVGTYHGSPDQSHQVAGNHQQPPQQNTGFPRNSQPYYNSRGVSRGGSRGARGLMNGYRGPANGFRGGYDGYRPSFSNTPNSGYTQPQFSAPRDYSNYQRDGYQQNFKRGSGQSGPRGAPRGRGGPPRPNRGMPQMNAQQVN, from the exons agCAAACTTGATGATTACCAAGAACGAATGAACAAGGGCGAACGTCTGAATCAAGATCAACTG GATGCGGTGTCAAAATACCAGGAAGTGACAAATAATCTGGAATTTGCTAAAGAACTGCAGAGGAGTTTCATGGCTCTGAGCCAGGAT ATCcagaaaacaataaaaaagacAGCTCGCAGGGAGCAGCTGATGAGAGAAGAAGCTGAGCAGAAGCGTTTAAAGACTGTGCTAGAGCTGCAGTTTATTTTGGACAAGTTGGGTGATGATGAAGTGCGCAACGACTTGAAACAAGGCACAAGTGGAGTACCAGTGCTGACAGAGGAGGAACTGACGATGCTGGATGAGTTTTATAAGCTGGTGTACCCTGAACGAGACATGAACATAAG gTTGAACGAGCAGTATGAGCAAGCATCAGTTCACCTGTGGGACTTactggaagggaaggaaaaaccaGTTTGTGGAACAACCT ATAAAGCATTGAAGGAGATTGTGGAACGTATTCTTCAGACTAGGTACTTTGATAGCACCCATAACCATCAGAATGGAttgtgtgaggaggaagaggcagcaCCCACACCTGCAGTAGAAGACACCGTAGCAGAAGCTG AGCCTGATCCAGTGGAAGAATTTACTGAACCAACTGAAGTTGAATCAACTGAG taTGTAAACAGACAATTCATGGCAGAGACTCAGTTCAGCAGTAGTGAGAAGGAACAGGTAGATGAGTGGACAGTTGAAACGGTTGAG GTTGTAAATTCGCTGCAGCAACAGACACAAGCTACATCTCCTCCAGTTCCTGAACCTCACACACTCACTACTGTGGCTCAAGCAGATCCTCTTGTTAGAAGACAGCGAGTACAGGACCTTATGGCACAGATGCAGGGCCCCTATAACTTCATGCAG GACTCTATGCTGGAGTTTGAGAACCAGACACTTGATCCTGCCATTGTATCTGCACAGCCCATGAATCCAGCACAGAATTTGGACATGCCACAAATGGTTTGCCCCCCAG TTCATGCTGAGTCAAGACTTGCCCAGCCTAATCAAGTTCCTGTGCAACCAGAAGCTACACAG GTTCCCTTGGTTTCTTCTACCAGTGAGGGATATACAGCCTCCCAACCCATGTATCAGCCTTCTCACACAACAGAGCAACGGCCACAGAAAGAATCAATTGACCAGATTCAG GCTTCAATGTCACTGAATGCAGACCAGaccccatcatcatcatcatcacttcCCGCTGCATCACAGCCACAGGTGTTCCAGGCTGGATCTAGTAAGCCTTTGCATAGCAGTGGAATCAATGTTAATGCAGCTCCATTCCAATCCATGCAAACA GTGTTCAACATGAATGCTCCTGTTCCTCCTGTTAATGAGCCAGAAACCCTTAAGCAGCAAAATCAGTACCAGGCCAGTTACAACCAGAGTTTCTCCAATCAGCCTCACCAAGTAGAACAATCAGATCTTCAGCAAGAACAACTCCAGACAG TGGTTGGTACTTACCATGGTTCCCCAGACCAGAGCCATCAAGTGGCAGGTAAccaccagcagcctccccagcaaAACACTGGATTTCCACGGAACAGTCAGCCTTACTACAACAGCCGAGGAGTGTCTCGTGGTGGATCACGGGGTGCACGAGGCTTGATGAATGGTTACCGCGGACCAGCAAATGGATTTAGAG GAGGGTATGATGGCTACCGCCCTTCCTTTTCCAACACTCCAAACAGTGGCTACACGCAGCCCCAGTTCAGTGCTCCTCGGGATTACTCCAACTACCAGCGG GATGGATATCAACAGAATTTCAAACGTGGCTCTGGACAAAGTGGACCTCGGGGAGCTCCTAGAG GTCGTGGAGGGCCCCCAAGACCAAACAGAGGGATGCCTCAAATGAATGCTCAGCAAGTGAATTAA